Proteins encoded in a region of the Zea mays cultivar B73 chromosome 2, Zm-B73-REFERENCE-NAM-5.0, whole genome shotgun sequence genome:
- the LOC100127527 gene encoding ZCN18 protein: MSRGRDPLALSQVIGDVLDPFIKSATMRINYGDKEITNGTGLRASAVLNAPHVEIEGHDQTNLYTLVMVDPDAPSPSKPEYREYLHWLVTDIPEARDICSGNEIVPYESPRPPAGIHRIVFVLFKQQARQTVYAPGWRQNFNIRDFSAIYNLGAPVAALYFNCQKESGVGGRRFLGSS, encoded by the exons ATGTCACGAGGCAGGGATCCTTTGGCATTGAGCCAGGTAATTGGTGATGTGTTGGATCCTTTCATAAAGTCAGCAACGATGAGGATTAATTATGGTGACAAGGAGATCACAAATGGCACTGGACTACGAGCATCTGCTGTGCTCAATGCACCACATGTTGAGATTGAAGGCCACGACCAAACAAATCTCTACACACTT GTTATGGTGGATCCTGATGCACCAAGTCCAAGCAAACCAGAGTACAGGGAATATCTGCATTG GTTGGTAACAGATATACCAGAGGCAAGAGACATATGTTCTG GCAATGAAATAGTTCCCTATGAAAGCCCAAGGCCACCAGCTGGAATTCATCGAATTGTTTTTGTGCTGTTCAAACAGCAAGCAAGACAAACAGTTTATGCACCAGGATGGCGGCAAAATTTCAACATCAGAGACTTCTCGGCAATTTACAATCTTGGAGCACCAGTTGCTGCATTATACTTCAACTGCCAAAAGGAAAGTGGTGTTGGTGGCAGAAG GTTTCTGGGATCAAGCTGA